A single window of Nocardia sp. NBC_01327 DNA harbors:
- a CDS encoding DUF4279 domain-containing protein, which translates to MSEELQVQPQSDDRKWSAGSVRLASLTVTASEISARLGIVADKQFEQGSLVSPRHPDGARRKNSLWLRRSGLPNDSDLADHVQTLVDMLDGCREELAGLSADCEMELFLGFGSENGQGGCALPADLLADVAALGLDIVLDLYPPGPPED; encoded by the coding sequence GTGTCAGAGGAACTACAGGTGCAGCCACAGTCAGACGACAGAAAATGGTCGGCAGGGTCGGTTCGCCTGGCGAGTCTGACTGTTACCGCGAGCGAGATCTCGGCGCGCCTGGGGATCGTGGCTGACAAACAGTTCGAACAAGGCAGCCTGGTGAGTCCCCGTCATCCGGACGGTGCTCGACGCAAGAACAGTCTCTGGCTCCGGCGCAGCGGGCTGCCCAACGACAGCGATCTCGCCGACCACGTCCAGACGCTGGTCGACATGTTGGACGGATGTCGCGAGGAGCTGGCCGGCCTGTCCGCCGATTGCGAAATGGAGTTGTTCCTCGGCTTCGGCAGCGAGAACGGTCAGGGTGGCTGCGCGCTGCCCGCTGACTTGCTTGCCGATGTCGCCGCCTTGGGGCTCGACATCGTGCTCGACCTGTATCCACCAGGGCCGCCCGAAGATTGA
- a CDS encoding response regulator transcription factor, whose translation MSEGDAGNQVSVMVVDDHPIWREGVARDLAEAGFDVVATADGVGTAARRAAAVQPAVVLMDMQLPDGNGADATAEVLRVSPHTRVLVLSASAERDDVLDAIKAGAIGYLVKSASATELVDAVRATAAGQAVFTPGLAGLVLGEYRRIANTPPDRDEPHRPALSDRETEVLRMVAKGLSAKQIATRLNLSHRTVENHVQSTLRKLQLGNRVELTRYAIEQGLDE comes from the coding sequence ATGTCCGAAGGTGATGCGGGAAACCAGGTTTCGGTCATGGTGGTCGACGACCACCCGATCTGGCGCGAAGGCGTGGCCCGCGATCTGGCCGAGGCCGGATTCGATGTGGTCGCCACCGCCGATGGCGTCGGCACCGCCGCCCGCCGGGCCGCCGCCGTACAGCCCGCCGTCGTGCTGATGGATATGCAGCTCCCCGACGGCAACGGCGCGGACGCCACCGCCGAGGTGCTGCGCGTTTCCCCCCACACCCGGGTCCTGGTGCTGTCGGCCTCCGCCGAGCGCGATGACGTGCTCGACGCCATCAAGGCCGGCGCCATCGGCTACCTGGTCAAAAGCGCCTCCGCCACCGAACTCGTCGATGCCGTCCGGGCCACCGCCGCCGGCCAGGCCGTCTTCACGCCGGGCCTCGCGGGCCTGGTGCTCGGCGAATACCGGCGCATCGCCAACACCCCGCCCGATCGTGACGAACCCCATCGCCCCGCCCTCAGCGACCGCGAAACCGAGGTCCTGCGCATGGTGGCGAAGGGCCTGTCCGCCAAGCAGATCGCCACCCGCCTCAACCTCAGCCACCGCACCGTGGAAAACCACGTGCAATCCACGCTCCGCAAACTGCAACTCGGCAACCGCGTAGAGCTCACCCGCTACGCCATCGAACAGGGCCTGGACGAGTAG
- a CDS encoding DUF2339 domain-containing protein, whose translation MRGPKVPWWQREGVISRVLAVAGVGVTLIGVVMLLVLAAQAGFFGPVPRVAAGAVFSGVLVGLGMRVHGRAGGQVGAIALAATGIAGGYLDIVAMTTMYGWLPPVVGYVVALGIAAGGVGLAMRWRSQALAVLVVLGAALLSPVVTTELALLAFLIVLQIAALPVQLVRDWPYLHVVRTLPAVLATLIAVAAAELGDATRGHRYEVLAAAIAVAAVGVAGSVLAVRRRAGDITASLTFAVATVPLLASPTMFERRTGVLVSAVFAAVLLTVAALPWMSTLAGRVRIPGHLAAVAAVSGAFALLEVCFGATRVQTVPVALYLVALGFLAVGGQQRSRMAAGIAGVFGLIGTLGFLADAGPSTLAHQSYAEAHLGISTALGAVAALAVLAVGFWCARRLGFVERESDATAVMVVGGLAGLYMVTALSVSLGIITGGSDGFLAGHGIATMVWMAAATTALLFGLRRLSRTPQQAKVALAAGLLVTAAALAKLFLFDLATLDGLLRAAAFLVVGVLLLLVGTRYARAFAEAGGRAQPSQPA comes from the coding sequence GTGCGGGGACCGAAGGTGCCGTGGTGGCAGCGGGAAGGGGTGATCAGTCGGGTGTTGGCGGTGGCGGGGGTGGGGGTCACGTTGATCGGGGTGGTGATGCTGCTGGTGTTGGCGGCGCAGGCGGGGTTCTTCGGGCCGGTGCCGAGAGTTGCTGCGGGGGCGGTGTTCTCGGGGGTGCTGGTGGGGTTGGGGATGCGGGTGCATGGGCGGGCCGGGGGACAGGTGGGGGCTATTGCGCTGGCGGCCACGGGTATTGCCGGGGGATATCTGGATATTGTGGCTATGACGACCATGTACGGGTGGTTGCCGCCGGTGGTGGGGTATGTGGTCGCGCTCGGGATTGCCGCGGGTGGGGTAGGGCTCGCCATGCGGTGGCGGTCGCAGGCGCTGGCGGTGCTGGTGGTGCTGGGGGCGGCGCTGCTCTCGCCGGTGGTGACCACCGAGTTGGCATTGCTCGCGTTCTTGATCGTGTTGCAGATCGCTGCTCTACCAGTGCAATTGGTGCGTGACTGGCCCTATCTGCATGTGGTGCGGACTCTTCCTGCGGTGCTGGCCACCTTGATCGCGGTGGCCGCGGCCGAGTTGGGCGATGCCACGCGCGGGCATCGCTACGAGGTGCTCGCCGCTGCGATCGCGGTGGCTGCGGTGGGCGTGGCGGGTTCGGTGCTCGCGGTACGCCGCCGGGCCGGAGACATCACCGCGAGCCTGACATTCGCGGTCGCCACGGTGCCGCTGCTCGCATCGCCGACCATGTTCGAGCGCCGTACCGGTGTGCTGGTATCCGCTGTTTTCGCGGCGGTATTGCTGACGGTGGCCGCACTGCCGTGGATGTCGACACTGGCTGGGCGGGTGCGCATTCCGGGTCATCTGGCGGCGGTTGCCGCGGTGTCGGGCGCATTCGCACTGCTCGAGGTGTGCTTCGGTGCGACCAGGGTGCAGACCGTGCCGGTGGCGCTCTACCTCGTCGCGCTCGGATTCCTGGCGGTGGGCGGGCAGCAGCGCTCGCGAATGGCCGCGGGTATCGCCGGTGTGTTCGGGCTGATCGGCACGCTGGGCTTCCTGGCCGATGCGGGCCCGTCTACCCTGGCGCACCAGTCGTATGCCGAAGCGCACCTGGGGATTTCGACCGCGCTGGGCGCCGTGGCGGCGCTGGCTGTGCTCGCGGTCGGGTTCTGGTGCGCACGACGGCTGGGTTTCGTGGAGCGGGAAAGCGATGCGACCGCGGTCATGGTGGTCGGCGGCTTGGCCGGGCTCTACATGGTGACCGCGCTGTCGGTATCGCTCGGCATCATCACCGGCGGTTCCGACGGTTTCCTGGCCGGCCACGGCATTGCCACCATGGTGTGGATGGCCGCCGCCACGACGGCCCTGCTCTTCGGCCTGCGCCGCCTGTCCCGGACTCCGCAGCAGGCGAAGGTCGCCCTGGCCGCCGGTCTGCTGGTCACCGCCGCCGCCCTGGCCAAACTCTTCCTCTTCGACCTGGCGACACTCGACGGCCTGCTGCGCGCGGCGGCCTTCCTGGTGGTCGGCGTGCTCCTGCTGCTGGTGGGCACCCGCTACGCCCGTGCCTTCGCGGAGGCGGGCGGCCGGGCACAGCCCAGCCAGCCCGCGTAA
- a CDS encoding alpha/beta fold hydrolase has product MAEGGTADSVPDPLLRTGRGAPLLLLHGVLLTWQSWLPVIDDLRADHDILAPTLPGHWGGPQAQRPATIASLADWAEGLLDENGWRTAHIAGNSLGGWIALELAARGRARSVTAISPAGLWRDAAASHTLVRKFRGMSPLIGFGAGSPPAMPNMIRSLLLPLLAHRPETVPAHLARAMAAAPTHCAILDDLAEDPALPTGFTALPTLSVPTSILLPEFDRVLPPHLYPPLTPTPTIEVHPLPGVGHVPMLEAPTRITTEIRATITRAAAAHSA; this is encoded by the coding sequence ATGGCGGAAGGCGGTACAGCAGACTCGGTTCCGGACCCACTCCTACGGACCGGACGCGGTGCGCCCCTGCTGCTCCTGCACGGCGTACTGCTCACCTGGCAGTCCTGGCTGCCGGTCATCGACGATCTGCGCGCCGACCATGACATTCTGGCGCCCACCCTGCCCGGTCACTGGGGTGGCCCGCAGGCACAGCGGCCCGCCACCATCGCCTCCCTCGCCGACTGGGCCGAAGGCCTGCTGGACGAGAACGGTTGGCGCACAGCGCATATCGCGGGCAATTCGCTCGGCGGCTGGATCGCCCTGGAACTGGCGGCTCGTGGCCGCGCCCGCAGTGTCACCGCCATCTCCCCGGCCGGCCTGTGGCGCGATGCCGCCGCCTCCCACACCCTGGTCCGCAAATTCCGCGGTATGAGCCCGCTCATCGGCTTCGGCGCAGGCTCCCCGCCCGCCATGCCGAATATGATCCGCAGCCTCCTGCTCCCGCTGCTGGCACACCGCCCCGAAACCGTCCCCGCCCACCTCGCCCGAGCCATGGCCGCCGCACCCACCCACTGCGCCATCCTCGACGACCTGGCCGAAGACCCTGCCCTCCCAACAGGTTTCACCGCCCTGCCGACCCTTTCGGTCCCCACCTCGATCCTCCTCCCCGAATTCGACCGAGTCCTCCCACCCCACCTCTACCCACCCCTGACCCCCACCCCCACCATCGAAGTCCACCCCCTCCCCGGCGTAGGCCACGTCCCCATGCTCGAGGCCCCCACCCGCATCACCACCGAAATCCGCGCCACCATCACCCGCGCCGCCGCCGCTCACTCCGCCTGA
- a CDS encoding AI-2E family transporter codes for MLIIFAAGLALAYLAHRLATVMIPLSIALLGAALLSPLVDWMQRLGVPRSLGVFVALAGCLGLLAGIMTFVVEQFVTGVPQLSDQFKTSVHDIQDWLINGPLHMSNEQIRNAGDTIVKTVESNQNALTSGALTTATVIGEFFTGAFLTLFILIFFVYGGDQIWQFITKVIPVRNRERVRTAGRLGFGSLTGFVRATVMVAGVDALGIGSGLAILNVPLALPLASLVFIGAFIPIIGSFLAGSVAVFIALMTKGFVTALIVLGITIAVMQLEGHVLQPLLMGRAVRIHPLAVVLAIAVGIVLAGIAGGLLAVPFVAVLNTAIRSLLADSPDELYQELHPHDPHKSMYSADPDSPDPDRWELPEPAESAGSADGSKPAASSGDTAD; via the coding sequence ATGCTCATCATCTTCGCGGCTGGGCTGGCGCTGGCCTATCTCGCGCATCGACTGGCGACCGTCATGATTCCGCTGTCCATCGCACTGCTCGGGGCGGCGCTGCTGTCGCCGCTGGTGGACTGGATGCAGCGGCTCGGCGTGCCGCGATCGCTCGGTGTATTCGTGGCGCTGGCCGGATGTCTCGGGCTGCTGGCCGGGATCATGACCTTTGTCGTCGAACAGTTCGTCACCGGTGTGCCGCAGCTGTCCGACCAGTTCAAGACCAGCGTGCACGATATTCAGGACTGGCTCATCAACGGTCCGCTGCATATGAGCAATGAGCAGATTCGCAATGCGGGCGACACCATTGTCAAAACCGTCGAATCGAATCAGAACGCGCTCACCAGCGGTGCGCTGACCACCGCCACCGTCATCGGCGAATTCTTCACCGGTGCGTTCCTGACGCTGTTCATCCTCATCTTCTTCGTCTACGGCGGCGACCAGATCTGGCAGTTCATCACCAAGGTCATCCCGGTGCGGAATCGGGAGCGGGTGCGCACGGCGGGGCGGCTCGGATTCGGCAGCCTCACCGGATTCGTGCGCGCGACCGTCATGGTGGCGGGTGTCGACGCGCTCGGCATCGGGTCCGGTCTGGCGATTCTGAATGTCCCGCTGGCGCTGCCGCTGGCGTCGCTGGTCTTCATCGGCGCGTTCATTCCGATCATCGGCTCGTTCCTGGCCGGTTCGGTCGCGGTGTTCATCGCGCTCATGACCAAGGGCTTTGTCACCGCGCTCATCGTCCTCGGCATCACCATCGCGGTCATGCAGCTGGAAGGGCATGTGCTGCAGCCCTTGCTGATGGGCCGCGCGGTGCGCATCCATCCGCTCGCGGTGGTGCTGGCGATCGCGGTCGGCATCGTGCTCGCCGGAATTGCCGGCGGTCTGCTCGCGGTGCCGTTCGTGGCGGTGCTCAATACCGCCATCCGATCGCTGCTGGCCGATTCGCCGGATGAGCTGTATCAGGAACTGCACCCGCACGATCCACATAAATCCATGTACAGCGCCGACCCGGACTCGCCCGATCCGGACCGGTGGGAATTGCCGGAACCAGCGGAATCAGCGGGCTCCGCCGACGGCTCGAAGCCCGCCGCGAGTTCCGGTGATACCGCCGACTGA
- a CDS encoding transposase — protein sequence MPPRKRRSFTTEYKVEAAHRVIDTGRTIAEVARELGVGEPVLGGWVKDERRRLAAAEVHGEAPLSPAERAELLALRRRVSEQDKDIAFLKKASAYFAAMQQNRPGSS from the coding sequence ATGCCTCCTCGCAAGCGTCGGTCGTTCACGACCGAGTACAAAGTCGAGGCCGCGCACCGGGTAATCGACACCGGGCGCACGATCGCCGAAGTCGCCCGCGAGCTCGGAGTGGGTGAGCCAGTGCTGGGCGGCTGGGTCAAAGACGAACGCCGCCGCCTGGCGGCCGCCGAGGTCCATGGCGAGGCGCCGTTGAGCCCTGCTGAGCGAGCCGAGTTGCTCGCTTTGCGCAGGCGAGTCTCGGAGCAGGACAAGGACATTGCGTTCCTGAAAAAAGCTTCGGCGTACTTCGCGGCGATGCAGCAGAACCGGCCCGGTTCGAGCTGA
- the macS gene encoding MacS family sensor histidine kinase, with the protein MPPTEPDPRDAATGPLWRAAQAFRLVTLLYAVGQQIASAPHYTNQRLSWVLIAVMAVWSGVSAVLLSQWRVHNVQRVRIAVVVGDHLIVIALIFATRLVANYDWYHNHQALPTTLWAANAVMSAAILWGPLGGIASGLLIAAVMVTARAQWDLDLWRDATTPVLVSVGLAIGLAANTARRAQQQLQRAVRLTAAAQERERLAREVHDGVLQVLSYIKRRGGEIGGPTAELAQRAGEQEVALRVLISEQGVGADTGGVEQDLRPLLTAQSTPSVLISTPGEPVPIGRFEAREISAAVASALANVAQHAGSGAKAYVLLEDTGDELIVSVRDDGPGIPSGRLAEAEEQGRMGVSRSIIGRIAALDGTAHLLFEAGGDDSGAEWEFRVPRRPRR; encoded by the coding sequence ATACCGCCGACTGAACCCGATCCCCGCGATGCCGCCACCGGCCCACTGTGGCGGGCGGCGCAGGCCTTCCGGCTGGTCACCCTGCTGTACGCGGTGGGGCAGCAGATCGCGTCCGCACCGCACTACACGAATCAGCGGCTCAGCTGGGTGCTGATCGCGGTCATGGCCGTGTGGTCCGGGGTCTCGGCGGTGCTGTTGTCGCAGTGGCGTGTTCACAATGTTCAGCGGGTGCGGATCGCGGTCGTGGTGGGCGATCACCTGATCGTCATCGCGCTGATCTTCGCGACCCGGCTGGTCGCGAATTACGACTGGTATCACAATCATCAGGCCCTGCCGACCACGCTGTGGGCGGCCAATGCCGTGATGTCCGCGGCGATTCTGTGGGGTCCGCTGGGCGGTATCGCGTCCGGACTGCTCATTGCCGCGGTCATGGTCACCGCCCGCGCGCAATGGGATCTGGACCTGTGGCGCGATGCCACCACGCCGGTGCTGGTATCGGTGGGCCTGGCAATCGGGCTGGCCGCCAACACCGCTCGCCGCGCACAGCAGCAATTGCAACGCGCCGTACGGCTGACCGCCGCGGCGCAGGAACGCGAGCGACTGGCGCGGGAAGTCCACGACGGGGTGCTGCAGGTGCTCAGCTATATCAAGCGCCGGGGCGGTGAAATCGGCGGTCCCACGGCCGAATTGGCGCAGCGCGCCGGTGAGCAGGAGGTCGCGCTGCGGGTTCTCATCTCCGAGCAGGGGGTCGGCGCGGACACCGGTGGCGTCGAACAGGATCTGCGTCCGCTGCTGACCGCTCAGTCCACGCCGTCGGTGCTCATCTCCACGCCCGGTGAGCCGGTGCCCATCGGGCGGTTCGAAGCCCGGGAGATCTCCGCGGCCGTCGCGTCCGCGCTGGCCAATGTGGCCCAGCACGCCGGATCGGGCGCGAAAGCGTATGTGCTGCTGGAGGATACCGGCGACGAGCTCATCGTCAGTGTGCGCGATGACGGTCCGGGTATTCCCTCCGGACGCCTCGCCGAGGCGGAAGAGCAAGGGCGCATGGGAGTTTCACGATCCATAATCGGCCGTATCGCGGCCCTCGACGGTACCGCGCATCTACTCTTCGAAGCCGGGGGCGACGACTCCGGGGCCGAGTGGGAATTCCGGGTGCCGCGGCGGCCCCGGCGATGA
- a CDS encoding DUF1707 SHOCT-like domain-containing protein: MGDRDLRVSDIEREHVGRLLQRAVGLGMLSLGEFTERMDTALAAKTRGELNTVLVDLPGIRLAGQPAPKAPQFVYTPRPQYGFARPQYGSRLAHPVGAGNVIRSRMSGVKRTGNWQVPQTLLVNSFMSGVSLDFTQAAMATQVVEIRIDDFFSSLELIVPSEATVDMNGLDLVGSSANNKVRTGPPMGPLHIIVHGSVRFGSVTAKHPFGTHWKRFLNGA; this comes from the coding sequence ATCGGCGACCGTGACCTGCGGGTATCGGATATCGAACGCGAACACGTCGGACGGCTGCTGCAGCGCGCGGTCGGTCTCGGCATGCTGTCACTGGGGGAATTCACCGAGCGCATGGACACCGCGCTCGCGGCCAAGACCCGTGGTGAACTGAATACGGTGCTGGTCGACCTGCCGGGTATCCGGCTCGCCGGGCAGCCCGCGCCCAAAGCGCCGCAATTCGTCTACACGCCCCGGCCGCAGTACGGGTTCGCCCGGCCGCAGTACGGGTCCCGGCTCGCGCATCCGGTCGGCGCCGGGAATGTGATTCGCTCGCGGATGTCGGGCGTCAAACGCACCGGCAATTGGCAGGTGCCGCAGACGCTGCTGGTCAACAGCTTCATGTCGGGCGTGAGCCTGGACTTCACCCAGGCCGCGATGGCGACGCAGGTGGTGGAGATCCGGATCGACGACTTCTTCAGTTCGCTCGAACTGATCGTGCCGTCCGAGGCCACGGTCGATATGAACGGTCTCGACCTGGTCGGATCCAGCGCCAACAATAAGGTGCGCACCGGACCGCCGATGGGACCGCTGCACATCATCGTGCACGGCAGCGTCCGATTCGGGTCGGTCACCGCCAAGCACCCCTTCGGCACGCACTGGAAGCGTTTCCTCAACGGGGCCTGA
- a CDS encoding IS3 family transposase, giving the protein MAAECAAPQITGARTDITRMARLLSVSTSGFYAWCQRAAATVLTDRQQRRADLTVKIQVVHTDSDGTYGAPRITAELREQGDRVSEKTVAAIMAEIGLAGISPRTFKIRTTITDPAASFPPDLVDRDFDRGRLDAVWTSDITYLTCGEGDMYLCAIRDEHSRKVLGWTVAEHMRTEMVTDAVELAVATRGGSCAGTILHSDRGAQYTAGAMAAVCSRHGLRRSMGATGICWDNAGAESLWSTFKHEYYYRHTFTTKSELVAAVDKWMNRYNTRRRHSAIGMLSPDRYERSLHAADSSAA; this is encoded by the coding sequence ATGGCCGCGGAGTGCGCCGCCCCGCAGATCACCGGCGCTCGGACCGATATCACCCGCATGGCACGCCTGTTGAGCGTATCGACCTCGGGTTTCTATGCCTGGTGCCAACGCGCGGCGGCCACCGTCCTGACTGATCGGCAGCAACGCCGCGCTGATCTGACGGTGAAAATCCAAGTCGTTCACACCGATTCCGACGGCACCTATGGTGCGCCGCGCATCACCGCTGAGCTGCGTGAGCAGGGTGATCGGGTGTCGGAGAAGACGGTCGCGGCGATCATGGCCGAGATCGGATTGGCCGGGATCAGCCCGCGCACCTTCAAAATCCGCACCACCATCACCGATCCCGCCGCGTCGTTCCCGCCGGATCTGGTGGATCGCGACTTCGACCGGGGCCGCCTCGATGCGGTGTGGACCTCGGATATCACGTATCTGACCTGCGGTGAAGGCGACATGTACTTGTGCGCGATCCGCGATGAGCACTCCAGAAAGGTGCTCGGCTGGACAGTGGCCGAGCACATGCGCACCGAAATGGTCACCGACGCTGTCGAATTGGCTGTCGCCACTCGCGGCGGTTCGTGTGCGGGCACGATTCTTCACTCGGACAGGGGCGCCCAATACACGGCGGGCGCCATGGCCGCCGTTTGCTCGCGTCACGGGCTGCGCAGGTCGATGGGTGCGACCGGAATATGCTGGGACAACGCCGGCGCGGAGAGCCTGTGGTCGACGTTCAAGCACGAGTACTACTACCGGCACACTTTCACCACGAAGTCGGAACTCGTTGCTGCAGTTGACAAATGGATGAATCGGTACAACACTCGGCGACGCCATTCCGCGATCGGAATGCTCAGCCCCGACCGCTATGAGCGGTCACTCCACGCGGCCGATTCCTCGGCCGCATAG
- a CDS encoding transcriptional regulator produces MEELNELFGSLPRLKLVAFLDGCTEAEFLVVADLCELNKSTLSKAMTLLETAGYVTVTKGYAGRKPKTWLALTYKGRTAYRAHLDALTALTRKAGETTSES; encoded by the coding sequence ATGGAGGAGCTGAACGAACTGTTCGGCTCCCTGCCGCGCCTGAAACTCGTCGCCTTCCTCGACGGCTGTACCGAAGCCGAATTCCTGGTTGTCGCCGACCTGTGCGAGCTGAACAAATCCACGCTCTCCAAAGCGATGACCCTCCTCGAGACCGCCGGGTACGTCACCGTCACCAAGGGCTACGCGGGGCGCAAACCGAAAACCTGGCTCGCCCTCACCTACAAGGGCCGTACTGCCTACCGCGCCCACCTCGATGCCCTCACCGCGCTCACTCGCAAGGCCGGCGAGACCACCTCCGAGTCCTGA